In the genome of Ensifer adhaerens, one region contains:
- a CDS encoding Nitrogen fixation protein FixH has product MATATDKTGTFTGWHFLAIMIAFFGTIIAVNFTMAWYATHSWSGLVAEDTFKASQQFNAKAEHMREMAATGIRGELTASREGIRYVLTHPQRGPVPADEVVASFHRPVGTQQDFVVTLKHEGDGVFTTSHEVLPGEWIVDLKTNDEGQVVYHEAIRVHVFPNR; this is encoded by the coding sequence ATGGCGACGGCAACGGACAAGACCGGCACCTTTACCGGCTGGCATTTCCTGGCGATCATGATCGCCTTTTTCGGGACGATCATCGCGGTCAATTTCACGATGGCCTGGTACGCCACCCATTCGTGGAGCGGGCTGGTGGCAGAGGACACGTTCAAGGCGAGCCAGCAGTTCAATGCGAAAGCGGAGCATATGCGCGAGATGGCGGCGACCGGCATCCGCGGCGAACTGACGGCCAGTCGCGAAGGAATCCGCTATGTGCTGACCCATCCGCAGCGTGGCCCCGTCCCGGCAGACGAGGTGGTGGCCTCGTTCCATCGCCCGGTCGGCACGCAGCAGGATTTCGTCGTCACGCTGAAGCATGAAGGCGACGGGGTATTCACGACCAGTCACGAGGTCCTGCCGGGCGAATGGATCGTCGACCTGAAGACCAACGACGAGGGCCAGGTGGTTTATCACGAGGCGATCCGCGTGCACGTGTTTCCCAATCGCTGA